In Danaus plexippus chromosome 19, MEX_DaPlex, whole genome shotgun sequence, the following are encoded in one genomic region:
- the LOC116768170 gene encoding neuroendocrine convertase 1-like has product MLYHMFVCLLSLYPVRSDLYVPYHSMHDGRETANSYDGEWIVEVVGGEEVAQLVALEHGYKYEGPVLGLANMYAFHAHERKERRTPSKHTSTLRKDRRIRWAEQLFAKSRVKRYPYPDLDGTLKRVKRIDEYTRDADFTRSSTVEHGRREVFNDELWAYEWYLQDTRDNPNVPRLDLNVLSVYNMGYNGRGVRVSILDDGVEHNHTDLQNNYDPEISWDCNDGDSDPYPRHDDKNRNSHGTRCAGEIAMTANNKKCGVGVAWGAKVGGVRMLDGRITDHVEGEAIGFAWDKVDIYSASWGPNDDGETVEGPGRLAMEAFKRGVQMGRNGKGNIFVWANGNGGTHDDNCNCDGYSSSMYTISIASASQQGLFPWYGEICSSTLATAYSSGAYRDQKIATTDVNDSCTLGHTGTSAAAPLAAGIIALMLDANPNLTWRDVQHLIVWTSEYTPLSDNPGWQVNGAGLYFDVRFGFGLLNAGSLVNAALNWTTVPSAVSCRIDASPIKGKVAISAMETVDITVKVSDCEVNYLEHVELYVNIEYTRRGALEIHLISPQGTMVQLLSPRPRDTSKVGFVNWPLTSVATWGERANGLWRVIVQDKGNKWNTGYVGELVLIVHGTKEMPAHMRSGPRRYDDTFSRYEIESYEDEPAVPGDHEHGGVASALLDQADTELQRNYHSRGQQAGEQHRD; this is encoded by the exons GTGCTGGGTTTGGCAAACATGTACGCGTTCCACGCACACGAGCGCAAGGAGCGTCGCACCCCGAGCAAGCACACATCCACACTGCGCAAGGACAGGAGG attcGATGGGCGGAACAACTCTTTGCAAAAAGTCGCGTGAAGCGATATCCGTACCCTGACCTCGACGGCACATTAAAACGAGTAAAAAGAATAGATGAATACACCAGGGATGCAGACTTTACGAGGAGTTCGACCGTGGAACACGGACGGAGGGAGGTCTTCAATGACGAGCTCTGGGCCTACGAATGGTATTTG CAAGACACTCGTGACAATCCAAACGTACCTCGCCTGGACCTCAATGTGTTATCGGTGTATAATATGGGCTACAACGGACGTGGTGTTCGCGTGTCTATACTCGACGACGGAGTCGAACACAATCACACGGACTTACAGAACAACTAC gatCCGGAAATCAGTTGGGATTGCAATGATGGAGACTCGGATCCATATCCGAGGCATGACGATAAAAACCGGAATTCTCACGGCACGAGATGTGCCGGTGAG ataGCGATGACGGCTAACAATAAGAAGTGCGGAGTGGGCGTGGCCTGGGGCGCCAAAGTGGGTGGAGTCAGAATGCTCGATGGACGAATCACAGATCATGTTGAAGGCGAAGCAATAG GATTCGCGTGGGACAAAGTGGACATATACAGCGCTTCTTGGGGCCCCAACGATGACGGAGAGACCGTGGAGGGTCCAGGGCGACTCGCCATGGAGGCCTTCAAGAGAGGAGTGCAAATG GGACGGAACGGTAAAGGGAATATATTCGTGTGGGCCAACGGCAATGGTGGAACACACGACGATAACTGTAACTGCGACGG CTACTCTTCCAGTATGTACACGATATCTATTGCTAGCGCTTCCCAACAAGGCCTGTTTCCTTGGTACGGAGAGATCTGCTCCTCGACTCTAGCAACCGCATACTCCTCTGGTGCTTACAGAGATcagaaaatt GCCACTACAGACGTAAACGACTCGTGTACACTTGGGCACACGGGCACCTCTGCAGCGGCGCCATTGGCGGCCGGTATTATTGCTTTAATGCTAGATGCCAA CCCAAATTTAACTTGGAGAGATGTCCAACATCTGATTGTATGGACTTCGGAATATACACCGCTATCTGATAATCCCGGTTGGCAAGTCAACGG CGCGGGTCTTTATTTCGACGTACGTTTCGGCTTTGGTCTTTTGAACGCCGGATCTCTTGTCAACGCCGCACTCAACTGGACTACAGTACCAAGTGCAGTATCGTGTAGAATCGATGCTTCTCC gATCAAAGGCAAAGTCGCCATCTCAGCAATGGAAACTGTAGATATAACAGTAAAAGTATCGGACTGTGAAGTAAATTACTTAGAACACGTCGAACTGTATGTTAATATCGAGTATACGCGAAGAGGTGCTTTGGAAATACACCTAATTTCACCTCAAG GTACGATGGTTCAACTACTGAGTCCTCGTCCGAGAGATACGTCCAAGGTCGGCTTTGTTAACTGGCCTTTAACCTCAGTAGCGACGTGGGGAGAGAGAGCTAATGGACTTTGGAGGGTCATCGTACAAGACAAG GGGAATAAATGGAACACGGGTTATGTCGGTGAACTGGTTCTCATAGTCCACGGTACAAAAGAAATGCCCGCTCACATGAGGAGTGGTCCGAGGAGATACGACGACACCTTCAGCCGGTACGAGATCGAGTCGTATGAGGATGAGCCGGCGGTACCAGGAGACCATGAGCACGGAGGAGTCGCCAGCGCGCTACTGGACCAGGCGGACACCGAGCTACAGAGGAACTACCACAGCAGGGGGCAGCAGGCTGGCGAGCAACACCGCGATTGA
- the LOC116768257 gene encoding clavesin-2-like isoform X1, with amino-acid sequence MPFIDIAFQAEVSRFEDQEFEECARRNCSEDPETRQTAIHNLRNLIYQRGECNPRRLDDAYLLRFLRCRRFIPALAHKLIVRYEEFRRKNSYLYDCKAFGLQKVKGVYGGTLPESPHHGRITLMRFGRWDTEAVPVVDVVRCALLMDEIAVMQPKLQILGVTIIVDLEGLSVRHVRHLTPTIAHQIVSLMGVSFPLLLHGLHIVRYNWILNTFFYVFKQFIPTAAWERVHFHGHDMASLHRHIPPEYLPPEYGGCCPHVVEVDEWVRKVDRFKDDFMVNELRELGFTVDDQQYNKLYEI; translated from the exons ATGCCGTTCATAGACATAGCGTTCCAGGCTGAAGTCAGCAGGTTTGAGGACCAGGAGTTCGAGGAGTGCGCCAGGAGGAACTGCTCCGAGGACCCAGAGACCAGGCAGACGGCCATTCACAACCTACGGAACCTTATATACC AACGTGGTGAGTGTAATCCGAGAAGACTAGACGACGCGTACCTCCTGCGATTCCTGAGATGCAGGAGATTCATACCAGCTCTGGCACACAAATtg ATTGTCCGATACGAAGAGTTCCGTCGCAAGAACTCCTACTTGTATGACTGCAAGGCCTTCGGTCTCCAGAAGGTGAAGGGGGTATACGGAGGCACCCTGCCGGAGAGTCCGCACCACGGCAGGATCACACTCATGAGGTTCG GTCGTTGGGACACGGAAGCCGTCCCCGTGGTGGACGTGGTCCGTTGCGCTCTGCTGATGGACGAGATCGCGGTCATGCAGCCCAAGTTACAAATCCTAGGCGTCACCATCATAGTCGACCTCGAGGGTCTCAGTGTGAGACATGTCAGACACCTCACACCCACTATAGCGCATCAGATCGTCAGCCTCATGGGG GTGTCCTTCCCCCTGCTGCTGCACGGCCTCCATATAGTCCGCTACAACTGGATCCTGAACACATTCTTCTACGTGTTCAAGCAGTTCATACCGACTGCGGCCTGGGAGAGGGTCCATTTCCACGGACACGACATGGCCTCCCTCCACAGACACATACCCCCCGAGTACCTCCCGCCGGAGTACGGGGGCTGCTGCCCTCACGTGGTGGAGGTCGACGAGTGGGTCAGGAAGGTCGACAGGTTCAAGGACGACTTCATGGTCAACGAGCTCAGGGAGCTGGGCTTCACCGTCGACGATCAgcagtataataaattatatgaaatataa
- the LOC116768257 gene encoding uncharacterized protein LOC116768257 isoform X2 — MPFIDIAFQAEVSRFEDQEFEECARRNCSEDPETRQTAIHNLRNLIYQRGECNPRRLDDAYLLRFLRCRRFIPALAHKLIVRYEEFRRKNSYLYDCKAFGLQKVKGVYGGTLPESPHHGRITLMRSLGHGSRPRGGRGPLRSADGRDRGHAAQVTNPRRHHHSRPRGSQCETCQTPHTHYSASDRQPHGGVLPPAAARPPYSPLQLDPEHILLRVQAVHTDCGLGEGPFPRTRHGLPPQTHTPRVPPAGVRGLLPSRGGGRRVGQEGRQVQGRLHGQRAQGAGLHRRRSAV; from the exons ATGCCGTTCATAGACATAGCGTTCCAGGCTGAAGTCAGCAGGTTTGAGGACCAGGAGTTCGAGGAGTGCGCCAGGAGGAACTGCTCCGAGGACCCAGAGACCAGGCAGACGGCCATTCACAACCTACGGAACCTTATATACC AACGTGGTGAGTGTAATCCGAGAAGACTAGACGACGCGTACCTCCTGCGATTCCTGAGATGCAGGAGATTCATACCAGCTCTGGCACACAAATtg ATTGTCCGATACGAAGAGTTCCGTCGCAAGAACTCCTACTTGTATGACTGCAAGGCCTTCGGTCTCCAGAAGGTGAAGGGGGTATACGGAGGCACCCTGCCGGAGAGTCCGCACCACGGCAGGATCACACTCATGAG GTCGTTGGGACACGGAAGCCGTCCCCGTGGTGGACGTGGTCCGTTGCGCTCTGCTGATGGACGAGATCGCGGTCATGCAGCCCAAGTTACAAATCCTAGGCGTCACCATCATAGTCGACCTCGAGGGTCTCAGTGTGAGACATGTCAGACACCTCACACCCACTATAGCGCATCAGATCGTCAGCCTCATGGGG GTGTCCTTCCCCCTGCTGCTGCACGGCCTCCATATAGTCCGCTACAACTGGATCCTGAACACATTCTTCTACGTGTTCAAGCAGTTCATACCGACTGCGGCCTGGGAGAGGGTCCATTTCCACGGACACGACATGGCCTCCCTCCACAGACACATACCCCCCGAGTACCTCCCGCCGGAGTACGGGGGCTGCTGCCCTCACGTGGTGGAGGTCGACGAGTGGGTCAGGAAGGTCGACAGGTTCAAGGACGACTTCATGGTCAACGAGCTCAGGGAGCTGGGCTTCACCGTCGACGATCAgcagtataa
- the LOC116768258 gene encoding alpha-tocopherol transfer protein-like, translated as MPFQEIAFRAELDRHEDPEFEYQASILCEEDAAARADRVQLLRNMIYERGECVPPRMDDAFLLRFLRARRSIPARAHRLMVRYCKFREQHPHLWKNVYWYSLSKLGETFEGVLFDRPDVGRLIICRLGQWNPDIYPADDLIRGCLLSLEIGIMQPKLQVLGGTAIVDCEGITMKHMRQLSPSIAVQAMNIMGFSFPLHQRGVHIVNCSRWFEKLFHLLKRFAPADELWRKVYFHGYEYTSLHRYIDPECLPKRYGGHRESVSVRDWLTKIKQYKNKQFDDDISCLGYAID; from the exons atGCCATTCCAAGAAATAGCCTTCCGCGCGGAACTTGACCGCCATGAGGATCCAGAGTTCGAGTACCAGGCGAGCATACTCTGTGAGGAGGACGCCGCGGCGCGCGCCGACCGCGTACAGCTACTGAGGAATATGATTTATG AGCGTGGTGAGTGTGTCCCACCTCGTATGGACGACGCGTTCTTGTTGAGATTCCTCCGCGCTCGTCGCTCCATACCCGCGCGCGCGCACCGCCTC atggtTCGTTATTGTAAATTCCGTGAGCAGCATCCTCATCTGTGGAAAAACGTCTATTGGTACAGCTTGTCGAAGCTGGGTGAAACCTTCGAGGGAGTTCTCTTTGACAGACCGGATGTCGGAAGACTTATTATCTGCCGTTTAG GTCAATGGAACCCGGACATATACCCAGCTGACGATCTCATTCGCGGTTGTCTCTTGTCCCTGGAGATAGGCATCATGCAACCGAAGCTCCAGGTTCTAGGCGGAACAGCTATAGTAGACTGCGAGGGGATCACCATGAAGCATATGAGACAGTTGTCACCATCGATTGCTGTTCAAGCTATGAATATCATGGGG TTCTCGTTTCCTCTCCACCAACGCGGTGTTCACATCGTGAACTGCTCGCGGTGGTTCGAGAAACTGTTCCATTTGTTGAAACGTTTCGCTCCTGCTGACGAGTTGTGGAGGAAGGTCTACTTCCATGGATACGAGTATACATCTTTACATAG GTACATCGACCCCGAGTGCCTCCCAAAGAGATACGGCGGCCACCGCGAGTCCGTCTCGGTTAGAGATTGgctcacaaaaataaaacagtataaGAACAAACAGTTCGACGACGACATCAGCTGTTTGGGATATgccatagattaa